A single Populus nigra chromosome 13, ddPopNigr1.1, whole genome shotgun sequence DNA region contains:
- the LOC133670484 gene encoding uncharacterized protein LOC133670484, whose amino-acid sequence MNRCKHRCIEGNLVVPMRWPMDFVGAAARSIPEIDHVKLPSQPLSSLLVRTPQVKTQGPYRRLSEYIEKDDKRNLRISLFGWELICVYFIVFILIICVIRFELME is encoded by the exons ATGAATCGCTGCAAGCACAGATGTATAGAAGG GAATTTGGTTGTTCCAATGAGATGGCCAATGGATTTCGTTGGTGCTGCCGCGCGTAGCATCCCTGAAATTGATCATGTAAAACTTCCGTCACAACCTTTGTCTTCACTTCTGGTGCGGACACCACAAGTGAAGACACAAGGTCCATACCGCAGATTATCcgaatatatagaaaaagacgACAAAAGAAATCTCCGCATATCACTTTTTGGATGGGAGCTCATATGCGtctatttcattgtttttattttgattatttgtgtTATTCGGTTTGAATTAATGGAATGA